A stretch of DNA from Streptomyces xanthii:
CCTGGCCGAGTCCGACGTGCCGGCGGCACGCCTCGTAGAGTCGACCCCGTGACACCACACGACACGCCTGACGCTCATCTGCCCGTGCTCACCACCGCGCAGGCCGACCGCCTGCGCGGCCTCGTCGCCGCCGCCCTGGAGCGGCGGCACGGGACGCCGCCCGCCTTCGAAGGGGACACCGCGGCGGTCGCCGGACACCGCCACCCGCTGACGAACCTGGCGCAGCGCTGCCGCGTCACGCCCGAGGAGGCCTGGCCCGAGCTGGTCGAGCAGCAGTTCGCGCAGCTCGCCGAGGCGTCGCAGGGCGGGGAGAGCGCCGAGGAGCTGCTCGCCGGCACCCGCATGCGCCTCGTGGCGCCCGGCGCCGTACCCGCCGACGGAGCGGGGCAGTTCAGCTACATGCGCGCCGTGGCGCCCGGCCTGAACCTCGCGCTCGCCCTCGACGCCCCTACCACCGTGCGGCTGCTGAACGACCAGGACGTGGCCCGGGCCGGCGACCCCGACGCGCTGTGGGAGGCGGCGGGCCGCAACCTGTCGCGCGAGCCGTTCCGCCACGAGGAGGTGCGGCTCGACGGGCACCCCGTCCTGCACTCCGTCTACGGGGACTCGGTGTTCGTCGCGAGCAAGGCGCTGCTCCTGCCCGAACTCGCCGCCGAGGTCACCGGCCGGCGGCTGCCCGGCGCGGGCGCTCTCGTCGTCGTACCCACCCGGCACCTGCTCGCCTTCCACCCGATCACCGACGGCAGCGCCGTCGACGCCGTCAACGACCTGGCCACGTACGCCGTCCGCGCCCACGACGAGGGCCCCGGATCGCTGTCGCCGCGCGTGTACTGGTGGCACGAGGGCCGGCTCACCTCGCTCACCGTCATCGACGACGAGCGGCAGACCATCAGCCAGCAGCCCCCGGCCGAACTCGTCGACATCCTGCGGCTGCTGCGCGGCCTGGACCGCGCCGGACGGCTCGTCGCCACGGCCCGCCCCGTCGACGTGCCCGCCCTCACCGCGTCGCTCGCCGCCTCGATCGACGCGCTCGACGCCGCACCGGACGGACTGCCCGACGCGTTCACCGACGCGGTGCTCCTCGCGCAGGCGAGCGCCGAGGCCGATCCCGACGCCGACCGCGTCGAGACCTGGGACGCGTGGGTCGCCGCACTCCAGCTGGGCACCGCCCTGTTCACCGAGACCAAGGCCGTGACCCTGATGCTCGGCGACACCGAGCACACCGTCCCCGCCACCGGCACCGAGGTCCGCGGCGACGCCCGCGCCTGGCTCGACGCCTTCTACCTCACCCTCGTCACCCGCGAACGCGACCGCACCACGCGGCTGTGCGAGGTGCCGCTCGACACGCTGCGCGCCGCGGGGCCCGCCGACGACTACGTCCTGCACTGGATCGACACGCTGCAGAGCCACTGGCTGCGCCGCCCCACGGACGACGTCGTCACCAAGCTCGTCACCACGATGGAGACCTCGCACCCCGAGGCGTCGACGCGCACCCCGAAGGACTTCCTGGACCTCGTCGACTACCAGCCCGTCGCCCTGTTCCACCGGCTGCTCACGCAGGACCACGAGGCCTTCGGCAAGGCGCTCACCGAGGCGCTCGGCCATCACGCCCGGTACTGGGGCGACTCGGCGGCGCCGGGCGCCCGTGTGGCCCTCGGCCCGCTGGCCCTCGCCTGTCTCGCCCACGACATGGACTTCCCGCTCGACATGGACCAGCCGTACCTGCCGAAGTATCTGCTCGGCCGGCAGCGCCTCGAACACATCCCGGGCTGAACTCCCGTCCGCAGCCGCCGAATCCGGGGGTGCGCCTCGATGGGGCCGCACCCCCGCCGCGCCGTGCGGACCGGGTCTACGCCGAGACCAGCATCCGGGAGCGCCTGGCCTCCGCGAGGGCCGTCGCGGTGAGCACCGGGCGCGGGACGACGATGCCGCAGTGCGTGCACACCGGTCCCGAGGACGGCTCGTGCGCCAGGTCGTGCTTCCAGACCAGGCCGTCGTCCGCGCAGACCGGGCAGGCGCGGCCCGGCTCGCGCTCCAGCGCGGAGATCAGCCGGCGCAGCACGTCGGCCAGCGGCTCGTCCGGGTGGACGGCCGGGTCGTCGCACCAGGCGACCCCGAAGCCGCCCCAGGTCAGCCGGTGCCAGTCGTCCGTGCTGCCCGGCCGGCGCAGTCCGTCGTGCTTCTCCTTGCGCCGCCGCTCGGCGAAGTCGTCCTCGTACGCGAGCCACACGGCCCGCGCCTCCTCCAGCTCCTCCAGGGCCGCGACCAGGCGGGCCGGGTCGGGGGAGCGGTCCTCGGGACCGAAGCCGGCCCGGGAGCACAGATGGTCCCAGGTCGCCCGGTGTCCGTAAGGAGCGAACCTCTCCAGGCACTTGCGCAGTGAGTACCGCCGCAGTGCCAGATCGTTGCGCGCGTCGCGCACCTGTCTTGCCAGACTCCGGAATCCGGCCATCGCCTTGCACCTCCGTCACACGTACGTCGGCGTCGCCGCAGCCATGAAGCGACGTTGCCGAGTAGACGTATCGACACGCGATTCGGATCCCTCCGCGGGGCGCCGGTATCCATCCGATTCCGGATGGATGCCATCAGCGGCACCTCGTGGGTCTGGGGAGTCTCTCTGTGATCCCTGTGGCGATCCTGAAAACGTGACGCATGTTCATCTTCTTCGGTCGGTCTACCGCCGGTAACTTCCGGCTCACCATCGTCGGGAGGACCAGGCATGCGAGGACGCACCCCACGCACCACCCCGCGCAGGAGGGCCCGAGGCCCCCTGCGGAGACTTACGGCCGCCGCGGCGCTCGTGCTCACCGCGGGGCTGCTGTCCCCGCACGCGACGGCCGCCGCGGACGAACCCGCCCCCGCGGCCGACTACTGCGCGGGCCAGTGCGCGGACATCCTGCCGCCCGGGGCGAACGGCAGCGCGACGCTCGTCGAGATCCTCGGCAACAAGCTGTTCGGAACCCAGCCCGCGCACGCCGACGATCAGCTCGGTCCCTACGACGCGCTGTCGTCCGGATATCCGTCGCTCACGGACGACACGCTCTCCCAGTTCTTCAACGACTCCTCCTTCGGGGTCCCGAATGGTCAGGTCGGTTCGGTCACCCGTCCCCGGGAGGACGTGACCATCACCCGTGACAAGAAGAACGGCGTACCCCACGTCAAAGGTTCCACGCGCTACGGAACCGAGTTCGGCGCCGGCTACGCCGCAGGTCAGGACCGCCTCTGGCTCATCGACCTGTTCCGCCACATCGGCCGCGGCGAGCTGACCTCCTTCGCCGGCGGCGCCCTCGCGAACCAGGGACTCGAGCAGGAGTTCTGGCCGCAGGCCCCCTACACCGAGGACGATCTCCAGAAGCAGGTCGACTGGATCAGGACGGAGGGCGGGGCACGCGGCGCCCAGGCCATGAAGGACGCCCAGGCCTACATCGACGGGCTCAACGCCTACCGCGAGAAGGCCAAGAAGGGGCGCTACTTCCCTGGCGAGTACGTGCTCACCGGCAAGATCGACGCGATCACCAACATCGGCGAGATCCAGCCGTTCAAGGTGACCGACATGATCGCCCTGGCCTCCGTGGTCGGCGGACTGTTCGGCAACGGCGGCGGGGGAGAGGTCGACGCGGCCCTCTCGCTGCTCGCCGCCCAGCAGAAGTACGGCGTCGAGAAGGGCACCGAGATCTGGGAGTCCTTCCGCGGGCGCGACGACCCGGAGACCGTCACCACCATCCACGACGGCACCCGCTTCCCCTACGGGGCCAAGCCCGCGAAGGCGCGCGGCCAGGCCCTGCCCGACGCCGGATCCGTCGACCGCGAACCCCTCGTCCACGACCGCACCGGCTCGGCCGCCACCGCCGCGCGGTCCGGCGCCGTCACCCGTGACCCGGTGAGGGCGCCCGCCCGCCTCAAGCCCCTCCAGGGCATGTACGACGACGGCGTGCTCCCCGAGGACATGTTCCGCGACTCCGCCTCCAAGAAGGGCATGTCGAACGCCCTCCTCGTCTCCGGGAAACACACCGCGTCCGGCCACCCGGTCGCCGTGTTCGGCCCGCAGACCGGCTACTTCGCACCGCAGCTGCTGATGATGCAGGAGCTCCAGGGCCCCGGCATCAGCGCCCGCGGCGTCTCCTTCGCCGGCGTCGGCATGTACATCCAGTTGGGCCGCGGCCAGGACTACGCCTGGTCCGCGACCTCCGCGGGACAGGACATCACCGACACCTACGCGGTGCCCCTGTGCGAGCCCGACGGATCGGCGCCCACCAAGGCCTCGGCCTCCTACCTCTACCGGGGGACCTGCACCCCGATGGAGAAGCTGGAGCGGAAGAACGCCTGGAAGCCGACCGTCGCCGACTCCACCGCCGCCGGCAGCTACCGGATGCAGGTCTTCCGCACCCGGTACGGCGTGGTCACGCACCGCGCCACCGTCGACGGCAAGCCCGTC
This window harbors:
- a CDS encoding immunity 49 family protein, with product MTPHDTPDAHLPVLTTAQADRLRGLVAAALERRHGTPPAFEGDTAAVAGHRHPLTNLAQRCRVTPEEAWPELVEQQFAQLAEASQGGESAEELLAGTRMRLVAPGAVPADGAGQFSYMRAVAPGLNLALALDAPTTVRLLNDQDVARAGDPDALWEAAGRNLSREPFRHEEVRLDGHPVLHSVYGDSVFVASKALLLPELAAEVTGRRLPGAGALVVVPTRHLLAFHPITDGSAVDAVNDLATYAVRAHDEGPGSLSPRVYWWHEGRLTSLTVIDDERQTISQQPPAELVDILRLLRGLDRAGRLVATARPVDVPALTASLAASIDALDAAPDGLPDAFTDAVLLAQASAEADPDADRVETWDAWVAALQLGTALFTETKAVTLMLGDTEHTVPATGTEVRGDARAWLDAFYLTLVTRERDRTTRLCEVPLDTLRAAGPADDYVLHWIDTLQSHWLRRPTDDVVTKLVTTMETSHPEASTRTPKDFLDLVDYQPVALFHRLLTQDHEAFGKALTEALGHHARYWGDSAAPGARVALGPLALACLAHDMDFPLDMDQPYLPKYLLGRQRLEHIPG
- a CDS encoding penicillin acylase family protein, which produces MRGRTPRTTPRRRARGPLRRLTAAAALVLTAGLLSPHATAAADEPAPAADYCAGQCADILPPGANGSATLVEILGNKLFGTQPAHADDQLGPYDALSSGYPSLTDDTLSQFFNDSSFGVPNGQVGSVTRPREDVTITRDKKNGVPHVKGSTRYGTEFGAGYAAGQDRLWLIDLFRHIGRGELTSFAGGALANQGLEQEFWPQAPYTEDDLQKQVDWIRTEGGARGAQAMKDAQAYIDGLNAYREKAKKGRYFPGEYVLTGKIDAITNIGEIQPFKVTDMIALASVVGGLFGNGGGGEVDAALSLLAAQQKYGVEKGTEIWESFRGRDDPETVTTIHDGTRFPYGAKPAKARGQALPDAGSVDREPLVHDRTGSAATAARSGAVTRDPVRAPARLKPLQGMYDDGVLPEDMFRDSASKKGMSNALLVSGKHTASGHPVAVFGPQTGYFAPQLLMMQELQGPGISARGVSFAGVGMYIQLGRGQDYAWSATSAGQDITDTYAVPLCEPDGSAPTKASASYLYRGTCTPMEKLERKNAWKPTVADSTAAGSYRMQVFRTRYGVVTHRATVDGKPVAYTALRSTYRHEADSIIGFQMLNDPSYVKDAASFQKAAQHISYAFNWFYADSRDIAYYNSGANPVRAENVDMSLPVKAEQAYEWRDFDPADNTSAHTPPAQHPHSVNQDYYISWNNKQAKGFGAANFSLGAVHRADLLDGRVKKLTAEGGVTRASLTRAMEEAAVTDLRGEQVLPELLKVLRSGPITDPALSKAVQQLEAWRKGGAQRNQASAGSKAYAHPDAVRIMDAWWPLLVKAAFEPGLGGDLYQALTGQLAVDEAPSAGHGPTGSHAGSAFQYGWWGYVDKDLRAVLGEPVQGALGKRYCGAGDLSSCRDALLASLAAAVAKPATEVYPGDDTCKAGDQWCADTIVHRAVGGISHRSMQWQNRPTYQQVVEFPAHR